In Penaeus monodon isolate SGIC_2016 chromosome 7, NSTDA_Pmon_1, whole genome shotgun sequence, the following are encoded in one genomic region:
- the LOC119575595 gene encoding uncharacterized protein LOC119575595 encodes MKRGKAAGILQEGREAILPSCSTDSSAVTKSPDTEGMPHKFFVHWINIDHANRPASRSGFSIIDHIPVVSRFQEKAKEYKIPLCFAFINYEKAFDSVEFTCTLCSTRVQGVDVAFITLLQDLYHGATPSVKLHRQQ; translated from the exons ATGAAGCGAGGCAAAGCTGCAGGTATTCTGCAGGAAGGTCGAGAGGCCATCTTACCAAGCTGTTCAACAGATTCCTCAGCAGTGACAAAGTCTCCAGATACTGAAGGAATGCCCCA CAAATTCTTCGTGCATTGGATCAACATCGACCACGCAAACAGGCCGGCTTCAAGGTCAGGATTCTCTATCATTGACCACATTCCTGTCGTAAGCCGGTTCCAGGAGAAGGCCAAAGAGTACAAAATTCCACTTTGCTTTGCCTTTATTAACTACGAAAAAGCGTTCGACTCCGTTGAGTTCACTTGCACTCTTTGCAGCACTAGAGTTCAGGGAGTTGACGTTGCCTTCATTACCCTTCTACAAGACCTCTACCATGGCGCCACACCATCGGTAAAGCTCCACAGACAGCAATAA